TTGACTCTCAGGTTGTCGATTACAAGTTTATTACTTCCACTCAATGTTTTGTCCAATTACAATTGATTTACACCCATCTCCAAACCGACTGACCCCACCACCATTGCATATATGGTCCGTAACTCATTGATGGTATCTTTTTTTGGATGGTTTTATTTGTGGTTATGCATGGTTTCTCGTGGCCTTATCTTTGTTTTTGATAGCTTCCCGTTACTTTTGCATTGCGCGCGTCTCAACTAATTTTGAAGAACCATTTCCACCACCCACTCGCGTAACTGTATATCTGTAAGGATTTCAGTTTGGATATATAATGGAGCCAGGTTCTGCTAAGAAAATGGTGTACTCCAATTTCCTTGCAATTTCAATGATAAGGTTATGTGAAAATCTCCACATAGCTGAAGCCCCTAGTCAAGGGTTCCAGGACGGGGCTTCCAACTTGAGACCTTTTGTCAATTCAAGATCTCTGCGGAGTTTCTAAATCttggttttattttggtttttgtcAAAAACCCATAACAAGCTTCATGGGAAGGCAGAATGTGagaaaaatttcctttttgtgGGTGCACGTAAATGGGTTTTAAATTTCCTTTTCGTGGGTGCGCTGAAATGGGTTTAGGGTTCGATTTTCATTTAACAGTTTGTCTGATATTGTCTTTTGGTTAACTTCAACCATAGTTCTCACAAATTACAAAGTTAATTCCATGCAACAGGAAATTTGCAAACAGCTAACCAGATAACAGAACAACAGGAAGTAAAATAACCTCGGCATTATGTTTCACATTTAGCAAATATAACAGCTAAACTTTGGCACGAAGTACAAAACCAAGTATGCTTGAGCTAACAATAGCCTTGCTCAACGATTCATCAAAACGAAGACAAAAGGCAAGATTTGGGATCCAAGCCTGATTCACAGTATTAAGCAAGATGAAAGGACCAGGTTAGCCAATACACTTGCTCCAGGGATTTAAGCCGATGAACCCTAGAAAAGATTGAGGGACATCTTCAGCTTGTTCCGTTTCCATTTAGGAAGCTCATAGAAGGCACTCCTTGTCATTTTGAATACATCTTGGAACTCCTCATCCGACAAGTAAGTCTAGAAATCAAAACACCCAGAAAATGCAAATATCTTAAAGTTAAATTGATCAAAACAGTGACCGATATGAATGCATTTAGTCATAGAAGTGATATCTGAGATAGCACTAAACCCAAATCTAGAAAggttttgatgcatgttttcaaacttcaaaatctGAAAGTAGCAAGTTCAGACAGCAAACATCAAAGGAAAACAGAAGTAACGGGATAAACTAGTATCCATGAGGCTTTTTGGATTACACCATATAAGCTTCTACTTGATTAGCTTCTTCTCTATTCTTAGAAACAAAACAGATATTCTTGGTAAAGTGATATTTGTTTGGGATTGAGTCAGAATATATGAAACGGCTGTAAATCAGAACATTCAAGATATTCAGATCCTCAGTCTTTTAGATTCTGTGGAGAGTCGATGATTTCTATTTTGAAGCATGAATATAGAAAATTCTTCCAGATGATAATCAAAGGAGTACCTCTCTTCTGGTCACATCTATGCCTGTTACTGGATCACTTGACACCACTTTCAGTCTGTCGTAAGGATAGATATTCAAGTTTGGACCATCCTGACTTTCATGAACCTGTGGGCTCGTATTTATGGAAGGAGCATGTGGCCCTTTTGCTGCAGTAGATGCCAATGAACCATTTGTCAGAAAGAAATTTTATGCAGGACAGATTAGCCAAGTCAGAGAACCACAGACGTACGtgactttaaaaaataaggatatAAGAGAAACAATGGATAAAAAAAGTAAGTTAATAGCTATTAACGAGTGACTAGAGGTTAGTAGGCAGAGTTTTAACCATTGAACTAATGCTCAGGTATAAAAAAACTCATGAGGATAATAGATCCCATGAGGATTTTAACGACATGCTTTTGTTAGACCACAAAAGCTCAAGCTGTTAGAAAATAGGCCTAGCAATACATATCAAGCTATCACATTCACCCATATTCCCAAAAGCTCAAGCTGTGAGGTAAGGGCAAACAATGTGTAGCAATCTATTCATAATTCCCCTATACTTTGTTTCCCAGATGGAGATGTGAACACAGATTGAAACAAAACCAGCTAGGAGAAACAGAATTCAAACAAGGCACAAATGGAAAcggagagacttgaacccaagacctcctAGAACCAAAGCTCTAATATATAAGATCGCATAAAGTCCGAAGAGCTTAGTTATTTGAAAATCAGCCAACAGTACACCTCTAGCCATCTAAAAACTTGAACATGATTACAGTAGTAATATCATAACAACTAGATGCCACACCAAGTTACAAAAAGATCAATAATGTCATTGGGCAATACAAGATCATTCCATACCAGTATCACCAAGATCAGGAGACGATCCAGAAAAGAGCTTTGCGGGAATTGGAGGTGGGCTGGAAAATCGGCGATTGTCTGAAGACTTCAACCTTGATCCTAGAACACTTGATGTGGGAGATATACTTCTTGCCACGCCATTGGGCCCAACAGACTGGCTTCTGTAACTATTTGGGGTAGTTTCCATGGAGTATGCTTTCCATGAACCTCCTAACGGTGCCTGCATATTATAAAGTTCCTTGAGCGAAGCCTAAGTCAAATAATTGTAGAATTGTTGCTTCAACAATGGAAAACCTTGCAGAGCCTACTGAATCAGAAAATTTGAACTGTTTCATATAAATGGCATGACAATCcaactggaaaaagaaaaatctgacATTTCGTTTGAAGGGAATACGAAAATAAAAGACCATATACAGGATATAGTTCAATCTTTGGTATCTACTAGAAAAATTATAacatttgctactaaaaatgtCGTGGCAGTCACTTACTTCCATTTTCTTTGCTCGTCCATTTAAAATAGCAAGCTTGCGCTCAAATGAGTTGCCGATCATCTACAAGTGAAACAATGGAGTAAAAATTGTTAAACTGCATTGTCAGTAATAAGTTGTATAACACATGTGAACGAACTTTTCTGAAGTAATTTCGTAGGAAAACTCTTTAGGTATGCAGGTATGTGCTTGTCTGAGTCTGCATAGGAGATTAGATTCAATATTGAAGTATCATGAAAGAGGAACACAGTTGAATTGTTGAACTCTGGTTTCTGTCATTCCCTCTGTTACGTAAATTCAAATCCCCATATTAGCAAGTTCTACAACTATATGCTCATGTTGTTTCACTAGGTTGTATTTCTTGAAAACTGTATTTGTTCTCTCACTGCTTTTCTGAGAGGAAAGCAGGAATTTCAAGCCTGGAGAGAATGTTTCACACAGTTAAAAGAGTTCGCGCAAGTACGTTTCAGAGAATATGGGAATCCTGAGACAAGGGAGATAGTGACtccaaataaaaacacaaagaaatggaagagagaggagaTAACAAGAGAGCTTAAACAAGGCTCACTAAATTTCTTCTTTCTGTTATTCACTTACATTGGCCTTAGAGGAATCCCAATCAAAGAATCGAGTGAACAATGGTGGCTCGTACGCTTCTGTAACAACATATATTGGAGTCTCCAAAGATAGGCCTTCAATCAGGATGTCAGTCTCCAGGAATTTCTGTTATTTAAAAGTAAGAGGATTAATAAAAGACACAGTGAAGAGATAACAGAATAGTCTAAAACCATATAccataaaatcataaaaatatatctgaaaaaactgaaataggtGACAAGGATCAACTGAAGAATACTATATAAGGCACAAAACAAAGAGTTTTTGCCTTATATAAACTGGATTCATAATGTGAACACGTCATGAGTGGAATGATAAGAACCATGGCACACAAATCAATGGATATGTCCTCTCCACTTTACAAAAGCAAATCTCAAGAGAGCGGAAGTAATGGAATTTTAAGATCATTTTGCAGTGCTTACGAGACCAATAGTAAAGGCCTCTTGTTTTGATCCGATATTGGAATGGCGTCCTATCCAAACATAAATTTCACCGTGGCAGTCCAGTACTAGAACATCTTCAGTAGTTAAAtcatcctgggaaaagttgaatatCTCTTTCACCTGGAAATAAGAAAGCccatgtaaaattttaaaagcatGGAGGTTCACATATGTTATCTTGTGTGTACTAAGTCTACATCAAACACTCGATACACACCAATTATAAAAACCTATGAACAATGTGGAAATGTCAGAAATGTACCTTGAAATCAACTGCAAGTGATTTCCCGATCGGATAGCAAAGTTATCCAGAAACCGCCATTAGACATGATTTCACAATGATTCACAGCTGGGATAATTCAGAATTAAGGCAGAACCACAACACCTTTTGAGAGAATATTTCAAGGAAGTATATATTCTTTACCTTCAGTAGAAACACATGTAAACAAATGTGGATCCTCTGTGAATCTGGTAATCTCTTTTTCCCTTGGGTATTCCCCCTTTCCACCCAGTGCATTCCAGAGAAGTTCAGGTTCACTTCCTTCCCTGACTAATATGGGTTGCCATGTTGGCTGCAAATGGAATGGCAAATGACATTAGCTGCGCAAAAGCAGGAATCAACACGAGATCTGTAAGAAAAAGGGAGATGCACACATTTATCAGGTCCATCATTCTGTCCACGAGATCCTGATCTCTAGCTGAGGAGAGATTTCCAGCCCAAGTGAAGACAGATGTCTGAGTCTTCAAGATGTAGCAATAGGATGAATTAAGAGAACTTGAAACCTGCAATCACATTAGCAATGAATACAAAAATGCCAGCCCCAATTTTGTTACTGAAGCGAGGATGAACTAAGAGATCGCATGTTTTTATGACAGCTGATCACTAGATTATTTTGTGTGGACAAAGGATCTTGACTTTGTGTTTTGATGTTCAATTAACTCAACAGACCCTTTTCCTAATTTTTGTTACAGGAAACAAAGATTTTATTGTCTTGAGTAGAATCAGTAGATATTACAACAAGCTAATAAGAGAATGGAAAATAGCATCATTGTCAAAGAAGTGTATCCCAACTAGGTTAATAGCATACTCAACAAACCCTTGTCTAGACAAAATTAAGAACATAGTTTCAAAGGAGTTTTAAGGATCTTTTAACATGAAAACCCGAATCATCCATCTAAGTATTCTACGAAGGGTAAAACACGAACATATGATCATGAAGTAGAACCTTTGGTTTTCATAGGACAGGCAACACAATGGGCCGTTCGCTTAATGGAAGGTTGGTCCAACAGTAAATCTTTACAAACATACTACATCTAAGACATAACTTCATTGAGGTAGCGAGAGAATAcctttttacttcaaaatattacaaaattACAGGATAACAAACGTCCATGTCAGATACTTTACATCCCTAAAAGACCATGCAGCCAATGCTGACTACATGTATCTACTGTTTTAAATCTCAAAGTAACATGAGGACATGGGGAATTCATTACCAGCTTGATATGAAAAGTCAAACCTAGGAAATAGAAGAGACAAGACAAATACATAAGGTCAACAATCAACAGTAGAACTAACCTGATCAACTTGGATGGCTTGCATGTTGTTCAAACTCTTTCCTTGAACACGAAAAAGAGCTGTCTTTGTGCCATCAAAAGTTTCATCGGGAATACCTTTTTCTGCTGTAGATCTCTTGTACCTTATGCTCATACCTCCCTATGTAAAGTAGCAGCCACAAACAATCAGAACCATAGCCAATGCTTAGCAGTAGGGTTATTGAATATAAAGACTGTAAGTTGAAGTCCAAGAAAAACAAACTAGTTAGGTGaaccttaaaaataatcaatttctGTGTAATAGAGAAAAATTGCTCTGGTTCCCTTCCCCCGACGATTTGAGCCTGAGATCAAAACATGAGTTGAAATCTGAGTCATCCATGTAACGCAAGTTGAGGTTCAACAATTGTTGCTACGGTTTTACTCATTTCTTGTTCAAGTGCCAAAAAAAGGATCACAACCAATGCTTTCCACGTTGCACATCCAACACAAAAAGAGGTCCAACAAAAGGAGGTCTAATTTATCCCTTGGAGTTTGGAGGCAAGTCACAACCTTATGACCAAATTAGTGTATTTCAATAAGCCATTTACTTTACAAATGAGGAAACCAGTACAGATGACTATGCAAAAACACAAACTAGCATAgattaagaagaaaaactcaaagTAACTGAAAAATCAGCATGATACACATAAGTGTCAGTTGAATCAAAGTTGTAATAGCAATATCAATAAATAGCACTGATAACAATGCATAACTAACCACACTGGGATTTCCCTTAGTTGAATGAACAATGGTGTCCATATGGGAGATAGCATCAGCCTTATCTTCCTGCAATGACAACAAATAatgaataaaagaagaaaagctcACCCCCCAGGGATTAGACAGGGTGCATGTTAGCTAGCCCGGACACCCTGagtgttgaaaaaaaagaaaggctgATGAATTACAAGATCAGTAAAGACTAGTGAACATTAACTACTACAACAGCTACAAAATATGAGAAACTACTTATGAGCATCAATGTAGAGCACCGAAAGATTGAAGTACACTCTTTCATCAACAAAGGTGCTACTATTCCCACCACAAGCTTTGAGAagtaaaaagaagataaaagcaGTTCAAGGAAAAGAAATTCATCAGCTGTTAAGCCAAAAGCCATTGACAATGGACATAACTGCCAATTTTATACATGATGaaagttcttctttttcaaatccGCTACTCTTGCTTTCACTTTCTCATAGCCAGTGTTACCAGGGACAGATCTTTCCGGTTTAATAGAGTATGAAAGGACGGGTAAACTTGAATAACCTCATCATTAGATTGTGGTGAAGTATTTCTAAATAAAATAGGATCAGAGATTCCTAATAGTACATACACCACACTAACCAATGCACTCCTGCAACCAAGCCATGCATAGAATAGATTCTCCTCCCTCTCAAGGCCAGCATAAGTATACTGCAAAATATAGCAGTCCCCACTGTAAAACTTCATCTGTTCCGCAACAGGAATAAGGGATACTTCATCAGCATTTACCCGCCAAACCTAAAGTGTTAAGGCCGTTTTAGCTATCAAGACAATGTGGATGACATAAGCTTATAGTCATCACATCAAAACAGCTTATAGTTATCACATCAAAACAATGGATGTTTTCAAAGAACTCACCTTTAGTGTGCCACTGCAATCAATACATGGCTGACAGTCTTCTTCAGGTAGCTCTTTGACGTCATAACCACTTTGCTTAAATATTGCTGATTATAGAAAGGACagtaaaaggtaaaaaaacaCAATTACTTACCACTATAAATACCCTATAACGATCTTTCTCTATTTTCTACTGTCAAATCTTCCCCCTCTACTTTTTCTTTGTATAAGATTGTTGCATGACGAACACACCTGCTACTTTCCCTCGGCCTTCTTCATAAAGCTTTGGTTCAACTTTTTGAGGCCATCTATCAAAATATGACCTAAATAACGCGGTTTCTGATCCTTCTGTTAAGAAAGTTATATGGGTACCAACTGATCTTCCTTGAGATCTGACAAAATCCTGTGGAGAGAAACCAATAATAAGGCAGGAAACACAGCCCTAAAAGCACATTTGAGAAAGTGCAAGCGGTGGGATTCACAGTAACAAAAAGGACAGCTCTCAACAGATTACCACCTTTCAAAATATTGCATCTCTATATTTGCTTTCGTCACAAACAAAAAACGTATGGATTAGAAAACTGCACAAAAATACACTTCAGGAATATAAGCATGCTACAAAAATGAGAGAACAGAGGTATAATTTTGATAACTCAAAAGTTGATTGGTGAACATCCTTTGAGGACCACAGTAATTGTTGACACTTATATTCTTTTACAACTTTTTGTCTGCAATTATGGTTTCAGATAGTAGATAACACAACCGTAAATCACTAATAGCAGTCTCAAGGCAGAACTAACATCAGCTCTAGCTAGCTAGTTCTTTTAAGTTCCTAAAAACCTAGCCTCCACAAATGCATACAAGGGCATTACAGAGGTAATTTTCACAGCAATTCCCGTTGCTATCAAGCAGAGGTCTTGTCCAGAGCCAAAATATCATTGAATCCCCCAGTGATAAAGAAAAAATCTATGACCAGACAGAGTGTCCATTCTCTCACATCTTAAACTAAATTGTAAGATTCAGTCATTATCCACAAACTATATTGGTTGCAATCGCAAGTTACATATCTCCTCAACATTCAGACTTCGCACCATTTTCACCATCAATATACTGAGTACGTGTAGAACCATTTGAaatcactttccctacttatctCCTAGCTGCACTTCTAATGTCCAATCATTGATCAACTCTAAAATTCTATTCTACCAGCACATTTGTAATTTAGTATAAATGCATCGCATTGCAAACACAAAACAATAAACAAGTATAAAAACACTAATAgtcaatattttaaaaactgGACTGGTAAGCAAACCGGAAAAGGGATTGGGTGGATGGGTCACCAGTTCAACCGTGGTTGAACCGGAATTGAACCATGATGTCataattatattaaaaaaaacaatattaaatactccctccgtcccaaaatgattgtccggtccgcaaaacggagtgataaaaataatgcattcaaatttttttcacaaattaaaaatactcattgatatctagtaagttgttaaaaaacttttgattttttcttgcaaaaattgtattatttttaacaccctgttttgcggaccggacaaacattttgggacggagggagtaactaattaaaatgagcatattaaaaaatacatgtatatatagcttaagaaaataaaagtatcatttgtttttttatgaaaaGATAAGGTGTTGGCCTAGAGAGGCATTCCGGACATTTTTTACTCCATCCCACATCGGTGGGAAGTAGAACAAGTGGTGCCTTTCGGGTTCTCTAAAAGGTTCACAAGGCTTTAAAGGCGTTAGCTTGGGCTAAAGTAAGTACCAAGCTTCAATTTGTTTCATGCACCAGCAGTGGCGTCAACGTGATAGCAGTAGAGTACAAAAATTTTCCAACCAGGTTGATTAACCCGTGCCCGGTTCAGACGGGCTAGCGGTTCAGATGCTATTCCGGAACGGTTTTCACATTTTAGGCTGTTTTCTGAAATGAAGTGGTTCTTGGGTGATTCTGGACCTGACCAAGGGCCGGTTGGACTGACCGGTCCGGTCTGGTTTTTAAATCATAGCTATTAGTTTAGTGAGAGCTTCTGTAGTGCAAATCCACTTGCGTGAGGTAGTGAGACAAAGATAGCAGGAGAAAGGAATTCTTACTTCCACAACTGAGATTGCTGTCTTCCGTTCAGTGATCGAGGTACTTCTTCCCATCCAGATAAAAAGCTCAGCACCACAATCCAACATGTAGCACTTGTTTGAGTTAAGCATTTCTTTACTCAAATTGTCAGTCTCAATTTGACATAGTTTTCCCTGAGTAGTTATCCTGTCAATCGGAGAACTTTAAAGCAATCCTAAAGAGGAAGGCACACTCTGataatggaaaaggaaaaaatgaggGGAAAATGGAAGGAAACACATGCAACTCGGAATCTGGGAAGATTGATTGAGCTGAGTGTCAAGGATGTCTCAGATTACTCAAAAATCTAAACGACACTACCCTAATCCATGCGCATTGCAGTTATGGAGAGAAAGTTAAGATTTAGCACCTTTGCAGATTTGATaggatgctctctctctctctctctctctctctctctctctctctctctctctctctctctatacctgGTTTGATTCGAAATTATGAACACTGAAAAttaacacacgcacacactctctctctctctcccccccctcCCCAATTTTTTGGTGGATGAGTTGACTCCATTATGCAGTTGAATGAGAACAGACATATACCAAAAACCGGACTTGACAATTATCAGGAAAGGGAAAGGCTGATATGTCTCTAGAACTCTGGGTAAAACTGACCAGAATAGCTTTACAGTTGAAATATCAGGTTGCTCCGGAACAGCAGAGGCCAAGTCCCGGGGAATGGGAGCATAACCACCAAACAAGCTCCAGAATTCCCCAACATCGGGATCACCAACAAACTTTCCATCATCTGAAGCAACAAAGCAGGTAAATTTCCAATACCAATTTCTTGCTGTGTTTGGATGCCAtgtaaagaaagagaaaagaagagaaaatatgaGAGAAATCAGAGAGGAAGgaacagaaaattttgtttctttggttCTTACTTCTTTCAGTTCCAAAAAGAGGGAAGTGGGAAAGTATTTATCTTCTCTTCCTTTCGTTTCTTTCTACAGGTTCCAACACAAAGTAAAAGTAGCATTAACAAAATTCCAACCTATAGCGGCAACCTCGCATTTCCCCCCATGCTTATTTTCTTTGATATACTCAACAACTTCCAAAGCCTTAGCTCGCTCTTGTATGGTGGAATTGCAACCGCTGAAGAGGAATATTTTTGATGCAGTATCGAGTATGAATACATCATTGTGGTTCAATGATGTTCTAGTAAAAGGCACCTGGTCACAAAACACACGATATGGATCATATTAACTTGGTACGTGAGCAGACATATAAGATAGAACACTCTACAGGTgttaaataagaaaacaaaagcaaaacagAATAGATTGGTAATCCAAGTTGGAGGTCGAAGCAACTTGACAGCATATATGAAATACCTTATGGAAAGTTTACTCTCTGGGCTCAAAGTAAAAACGTAGACTTCAATCACTATGTTAAAAAGCTCACCTCTTTAACATGAACAGCACGATCTCCCTTGCATGTTAACAGGGTGACTTGGTATGTTTCAGCATTCACATGCCCGGGTCCCGAAGAAAACACTCCTTCAATTGGGATGATGCAGGGTTTGAAGTATGACAAGAATTTCTCAGTTTCTTGACCTTGAACTTCTCTGTATTGCACAGTA
The sequence above is a segment of the Rhododendron vialii isolate Sample 1 chromosome 13a, ASM3025357v1 genome. Coding sequences within it:
- the LOC131314321 gene encoding villin-1; its protein translation is MAYFSKAIDTTLLGAGAKAGVEIWCLENLQLVPVPRSSHGKFFSGSAYIILNTVLLKSGSPEHDIHYWLGKDAKEVDSALASDKALELDEALGSHTVQYREVQGQETEKFLSYFKPCIIPIEGVFSSGPGHVNAETYQVTLLTCKGDRAVHVKEVPFTRTSLNHNDVFILDTASKIFLFSGCNSTIQERAKALEVVEYIKENKHGGKCEVAAIDDGKFVGDPDVGEFWSLFGGYAPIPRDLASAVPEQPDISTVKLFWITTQGKLCQIETDNLSKEMLNSNKCYMLDCGAELFIWMGRSTSITERKTAISVVEDFVRSQGRSVGTHITFLTEGSETALFRSYFDRWPQKVEPKLYEEGRGKVAAIFKQSGYDVKELPEEDCQPCIDCSGTLKVWRVNADEVSLIPVAEQMKFYSGDCYILQYTYAGLEREENLFYAWLGCRSALEDKADAISHMDTIVHSTKGNPSVAQIVGGREPEQFFSITQKLIIFKGGMSIRYKRSTAEKGIPDETFDGTKTALFRVQGKSLNNMQAIQVDQVSSSLNSSYCYILKTQTSVFTWAGNLSSARDQDLVDRMMDLINPTWQPILVREGSEPELLWNALGGKGEYPREKEITRFTEDPHLFTCVSTEGKVQVKEIFNFSQDDLTTEDVLVLDCHGEIYVWIGRHSNIGSKQEAFTIGLKFLETDILIEGLSLETPIYVVTEAYEPPLFTRFFDWDSSKANMIGNSFERKLAILNGRAKKMEAPLGGSWKAYSMETTPNSYRSQSVGPNGVARSISPTSSVLGSRLKSSDNRRFSSPPPIPAKLFSGSSPDLGDTAKGPHAPSINTSPQVHESQDGPNLNIYPYDRLKVVSSDPVTGIDVTRRETYLSDEEFQDVFKMTRSAFYELPKWKRNKLKMSLNLF